Genomic DNA from Hymenobacter jejuensis:
TGCTGCTGGTCATCTTTTGTGCTTACTCACCTTGGCTTTATGAGGCGTACCCTTCTTCGGGCAGTAGCTTTCACCGCCGTCGAGCCGATGCTATAGGGGCATATAGGCATGGGCCTGCACATCAGGCTGACGGAGGCGCAGCTTCGGCAGATCGTGGCGCTGGACGAGGCAGGCGTCGGGAAGAAGGAGGCGGACGCAGCCTGCGCCGTGCTGGCGAAGGCACCGGATACAGGAAGAAAGTAGTCGTAAATATTTGTGTATGAACAACTTGTGTTATGATTCCTGGCGCTCGCGTATAGGTTTCAATAAGAAGCGGACTGGCCTCGCCATAGTCCGCAGCATCCGCGGTGGCATAGTACTGCTGATTGGCGCAGTTGTGTTAACCCTTTTAGCGCCCGCACCCGCGGCGGCCCAGACCAATGGCCAAGTTGTGCGGCTGGCAAAACTCGACATCTATCCGGCGCAGCTCGAACGCTACAAAGCCGCTTTGCGGGAAGGCATCACCACGGCGTTGCGCGTCGAGCCGGGCGTATTGACACTGTATGCGGTGGTTGAGAAAGACCATCCTACCCGCATCACAATTCTGGAAATATACGCGAGCGAAGAGGCGTACCGAGCGCATGTGCAAACGCCCCACTTTCTCAAGTATAAAACCAGCACCCAGAGCATGATCAAATCCCTGGAGCTCATCGATACCGTTCCCTTGATGCCGGGCGTGAAGGTAAAGTAGCGCTGCTTCCGCTGTCTGCCCGCAATGTACTGTGCCACCAAGCATGCGGTGCGCGTCATCTCCGGAGACCTGCGCCAGCATGAGGGCGTGGACTTCAACGAAATCCTGTGCTGCCCTACCGGTCAGGTCCTGTAAAGCGACCCTTCTACAATTCAGTAAAAGTATTCATGGAGCCTCAACCCAGAACCATATTTGAGCGGGAATTGGCCGGCGAAGTCATTTCACTCGACGACCCGGACTACCCGCAGATTTACGCCATCATCCGCAAGGCTATTCGCATCACTTCGGAGCTGAACGCCATGCGGGTGGACGACAACGAGCAGGTGAACCGCGTGTTCAGCGAGCTGATCAACAAGCCCGTCGACGACACGTTTTTCATGATTCCGCCCTTTTACACCGACTTCGGCCACAACATCCACATCGGCAAGAACGTGTTCGTGAACCACGCTTGCACCTTTATGGATCGGGGTGGTATCGTATTGGAAGACAATGTGTTAGTGGGGCCAAAGGTGAATCTCATCACGTCCAATCACCCTACTGAGCCCGGGCAGCGCCGCAGCACCATCTCTAAGCCCATCATCGTGAAGCGGGGCGCGTGGCTGGGGGCCAACGCAACGGTGATGCCCGGGGTCACCATTGGGGAAAATGCCATCGTGGGAGCTGGCGCGGTCGTGACCAAAGACGTACCCGCCAACAGCATTGTGGCGGGCGTACCGGCGCGGGTAGTGAAACACCTATAGTTCTGGGCAAGTCTCCTTATGAGAGTGTAATTGCTTAACTTTCAAATACTTGTCATGACGCGCTTCGCTCTGCTTACCGCTACGCTAGCCGTTGGAGTTGGCTTGCCCAGCTTTGCCCAAACTATTCCGACAGCATCGCCTGTTGCTAAAACAACTCCGGCGCCAGGCGTCGTCTTTCCGAAGGGTGACCGGGCCCCGGCCCAGAATTTTACCGGCGAGGTGTACGTCTACTTGTTGGTGAAGGACGATCCGGCCTTCAACTGCGTGAGTGGCAACGTGACGTTTGCACCGGGGGCGCGCTCAAACTGGCATACCCACGCAGCCGGCCAGATCCTGATGGTGACGGAGGGCCTGGGCTATTACCAAGAAAAAGGCCAACCCATCCGGCTGCTGCGCAAGGGCGATGTGGTGAAAGCGTTGCCCGGCGTGGAGCATTGGCACGGTGCCTCGCCCAAGCAAGGCATGACGCACATCTCGCTCAACGTCAACACTGAGAAGGGCATTGTGACCTGGGGCCGGCCCGTGACCGACCAAGAATACAACAGTTATAAGTGACTGCCT
This window encodes:
- a CDS encoding sugar O-acetyltransferase, with translation MEPQPRTIFERELAGEVISLDDPDYPQIYAIIRKAIRITSELNAMRVDDNEQVNRVFSELINKPVDDTFFMIPPFYTDFGHNIHIGKNVFVNHACTFMDRGGIVLEDNVLVGPKVNLITSNHPTEPGQRRSTISKPIIVKRGAWLGANATVMPGVTIGENAIVGAGAVVTKDVPANSIVAGVPARVVKHL
- a CDS encoding putative quinol monooxygenase, producing the protein MLTLLAPAPAAAQTNGQVVRLAKLDIYPAQLERYKAALREGITTALRVEPGVLTLYAVVEKDHPTRITILEIYASEEAYRAHVQTPHFLKYKTSTQSMIKSLELIDTVPLMPGVKVK
- a CDS encoding (R)-mandelonitrile lyase, which translates into the protein MTRFALLTATLAVGVGLPSFAQTIPTASPVAKTTPAPGVVFPKGDRAPAQNFTGEVYVYLLVKDDPAFNCVSGNVTFAPGARSNWHTHAAGQILMVTEGLGYYQEKGQPIRLLRKGDVVKALPGVEHWHGASPKQGMTHISLNVNTEKGIVTWGRPVTDQEYNSYK